The Vitis vinifera cultivar Pinot Noir 40024 chromosome 7, ASM3070453v1 genomic interval GAAGCAGAGATAATCAGAGACAAGGATGAGATGAGGAGATGGTCGAGGCGGATGAGATCCCAAGGAAAGACCATAGGCTTGGTACCCACGATGGGGTACCTCCACCAaggccatatctccctcatcaaAGAAGCCCACAAGCACACCGACCTCATTGTTGTCTCAATCTATGTGAACCCAGGTCAGTTCGCCCCCTCTGAGGACCTCTCCACATACCCATCTGATTTTCATGGCGATTTGCAGAAGCTCATGGCCGTTCCTGGCGGAGTTGATGCTGTTTTCCACCCCCACAATTTGTACGATTATGGGAGTGTTGGTGGTGGTGGGCGTTCTGGGGATTGTGATGTGAGAGAAGAAGGAAAAGGGGTGATTTCTTGTTTGGAAGAGAGGGGTTTTGGCCATGAGACATGGGTAAGGGTAGAGAGGTTGGAAAAGAGTATGTGTGGGAAGAGTAGGCCTGTGTTCTTTCGAGGGGTTGCCACAATTGTTTCCAAGTTGTTCAACATTGTAGAGCCTGATGTTGCTGTTTTTGGGAAGAAGGATTACCAGCAATGGCGAATTATAAGCCGAATGGTGAGTgttttgaagaaattttagtatgttttgcatatgttggattCATTTTATGCTCTAGGTTTTCAAAAGTCTGGTTCTTTCCTTGAAAAATTTAGCGATAATCATGATTTTAAGGCAAGAATAGTAAAAAAGAAGGGAAACTTA includes:
- the LOC100258071 gene encoding pantoate--beta-alanine ligase, giving the protein MRTMELREAEIIRDKDEMRRWSRRMRSQGKTIGLVPTMGYLHQGHISLIKEAHKHTDLIVVSIYVNPGQFAPSEDLSTYPSDFHGDLQKLMAVPGGVDAVFHPHNLYDYGSVGGGGRSGDCDVREEGKGVISCLEERGFGHETWVRVERLEKSMCGKSRPVFFRGVATIVSKLFNIVEPDVAVFGKKDYQQWRIISRMVRDLDFAIKVIGSEIVRDADGLAMSSRNVHLSPEEREKALSINRSLSRAKFAAEKGQTNCRELRDLVIQAIEEAGGRIDYAEIVEQESLEAVEEIRNPVVFCVAARFGKVRLLDNMEINA